One window of Trichoderma breve strain T069 chromosome 3, whole genome shotgun sequence genomic DNA carries:
- a CDS encoding ATPase family associated with various cellular activities (AAA) domain-containing protein — MAETPVTHASGQANGDQGNMEQLLLKLQQRLNTVEEDAKREKRDRERLEKQMLGFVEEIANEEGPGLLSSLTLMQERTETLINKGNTSYNSWRKLRSLRTKLRDIEEEEKTKETMTKKEMEWATYFDVLKTQLQDARPGAHIPTLEEVNGIKTEDSDAEDDPDKATPNVVQVEVSPMDWSSFKFQGHHGDQNRDHFIIEVLTEEPSITYDGYNNPWFMRYAEKSQNPAISAGGKEQKVSSWADIANNVTRGKQLVPERIRIRSQSIIKIFNNIFKNKAKDYRMNSALVMIRPFRALVYYNQEIQDQEEPKSGTEGNEATEEDEFTNSLTAYQHMSCLIDFMDNTIQAKINYLSETQPRTISFNHLWYLFKPGDDVVAQGRRQAYRVISITSTGHKVTPPWRAWRKDESEPAAHITLFCVYIDFDGKQLGPVSKSFVISKFDGEKAITSLEVYPIRFADSPTSNYQSRDDSAKEDSKATFQQELIDRGKMFIDVASVKHMHYNGFTLEARDEVDSQVMVDFAEAFAATQSSGWQPEIESLIGKDLGGSSSSEEESCSAACCAGEYIYNDNYVDKTRNENYIASLMPGPDEPNDEPSVAIYPRSLKEITASKNSLTNDDLVIMSYRVFGFVLRSRKWAKLDLKYLSPVSEGSKEQTAFDQLVLPKQHKDIVYCLVDQHFRNKEARVSDNEEVDIIRGKGKGLILLLHGSPGVGKTTTAEGVAERFNKPLFQITCGDLGATASEVEAALERNFSLANRWGCILLLDEADVFLAQRSPKNFVRNGLVAVFLRVLEYYAGILFLTTNRIGDFDEAFTSRIHISLYYPPLDKTSTREIFRLNLRIIKKRFEDKGRIININERDILKYATAYWKKHENMRWNGRQIRNACQTALAMAEFDAQTASGGGDAHATQVELTHHHVQIVSDAYLEFMRYLKSIYGFSADEVAKNMRLRAKHPKAAKKDEDDDDDTTDTSDDEAIYGPTKGTQPAIPPSAISGMVPPMTGMPPMMAGAIPNTGHMPVSTGLATPSSTSESAAPQMMPAQGSYVMANGPQGMYWMPQQFAQGQNHPQQPFMMGNQQAMFNPGQQMSGQNWPNGNGNGAWPMMQNMMPSQAVGRSNEGASPVAQS, encoded by the exons ATGGCAGAAACCCCAGTCACACATGCCTCTGGTCAGGCTAACGGGGACCAAGGAAACATGGAACAGTTATTGCTCAAACTGCAACAAAGACTCAATACtgtagaagaagatgctaAGCGTGAGAAGCGCGATAGGGAGCGACTTGAAAAGCAAATGCTGGGATTCGTTGAGGAAATCGCAAACGAAGAGGGGCCCGGCCTTTTATCTTCGCTAACACTGATGCAAGAGAGGACAGAGACCCTCATAAATAAAGGCAACACTTCATATAATTCTTGGCGTAAATTGAGAAGCCTAAGGACAAAGCTTCGGGATatcgaagaggaagaaaagaccAAAGAGACAATGACCAAGAAAGAAATGGAGTGGGCTACATATTTCGACGTATTGAAAActcagcttcaagatgcgCGACCCGGAGCGCACATTCCGACATTGGAAGAGGTTAATGGAATCAAAACAGAAGATTCAGATGCTGAAGACGATCCGGATAAGGCCACGCCGAATGTAGTGCAGGTGGAAGTGAGTCCAATGGATTGGAGCAGTTTTAAATTCCAGGGTCATCACGGAGACCAAAACAGAGATCATTTCATCATTGAAGTCCTCACGGAAGAACCTTCAATCACTTACGACGGCTATAACAATCCCTGGTTCATGCGCTACGCGGAAAAATCGCAAAACCCAGCAATAAGCGCAGGcggaaaagagcaaaaagtcTCGTCGTGGGCTGACATCGCCAACAACGTTACCCGAGGCAAACAACTTGTGCCAGAGCGAATTCGAATCAGATCGCAGAGCATTATAAAGATATTCAACAACATATTCAAGAATAAAGCCAAGGATTATCGCATGAACAGCGCTCTTGTCATGATTCGCCCTTTCCGAGCACTCGTCTATTACAACCAGGAAATTC AAGACCAAGAGGAACCAAAATCTGGCACTGAAGGCAATGAAGCAACCGAGGAGGATGAGTTTACAAACTCGCTGACGGCATACCAGCATATGAGCTGCCTCATCGACTTTATGGATAACACAATCCAGGCCAAGATCAATTATCTGTCAGAAACTCAGCCTCGCACCATTTCCTTCAACCACCTATGGTACCTCTTCAAGCCAGGAGATGACGTCGTAGCACAGGGCCGACGACAAGCCTACCGAGTCATAAGCATCACCAGCACGGGACACAAAGTCACTCCTCCCTGGCGTGCCTGGAGGAAAGACGAAAGCGAACCGGCCGCCCACATCACACTCTTTTGTGTTTACATCGACTTTGACGGAAAGCAACTCGGTCCAGTATCGAAGTCATTCGTCATTTCAAAGTTCGACGGCGAGAAGGCGATTACGTCACTCGAAGTGTATCCCATCCGATTCGCAGACAGCCCTACTTCAAACTACCAGAGCCGCGATGACTCCGCAAAGGAGGATTCCAAGGCTACTTTCCAGCAAGAGCTCATCGACCGTGGCAAGATGTTTATTGACGTGGCCAGCGTGAAGCACATGCATTACAATGGATTCACCCTGGAGGCACGAGACGAAGTTGACAGCCAAGTCATGGTTGATTTTGCGGAGGCTTTTGCTGCAACACAGTCAAGCGGGTGGCAGCCCGAGATTGAATCTCTTATTGGAAAAGATTTGGGAGGATCAAGCTCAtctgaggaggagagctGCTCGGCTGCCTGTTGTGCGGGCGAATACATATACAATGACAACTATGTCGATAAGACGAGGAACGAGAACTATATCGCGAGTTTGATGCCTGGCCCTGATGAGCCTAACGACGAGCCATCGGTAGCCATCTATCCCCGATCATTAAAGGAGATTACGGCCTCCAAGAATTCTCTAACGAATGATGACTTGGTTATCATGTCCTATCGAGTTTTTGGCTTTGTCTTGCGAAGCCGCAAATGGG CAAAACTCGATCTCAAGTATCTGAGTCCTGTTAGTGAGGGCTCTAAAGAACAGACGGCTTTTGACCAACTGGTGCTTCCCAAGCAGCATAAAGACATAGTCTACTGTTTAGTCGACCAGCACTTTCGAAATAAGGAGGCCCGAGTTAGTGACAATGAAGAGGTCGACATTATTCGAGGAAAAG GAAAGGgtctcattcttcttctacacGGCTCCCCTGGAGTGGGTAAGACGACCACCGCTG AGGGTGTTGCTGAGCGCTTCAACAAGCCTTTGTTCCAAATTACATGTG GTGATCTTGGTGCTACTGCTAGTGAAGTAGAAGCTGCCCTAGAGAGAAACTTTAGTCTTGCCAACAGATGGGGATGCATTCTTCTCCTAGACGAAGCAGACGTTTTCCTTGCCCAACGCTCGCCCAAGAACTTTGTTCGAAATGGACTTGTCGCAG TTTTCCTTCGAGTCTTGGAATACTACGCcggcatcctcttcctcacaACGAATCGAATCGGCGACTTCGACGAAGCCTTTACATCCCGAATCCACATCAGCCTCTACTACCCACCCCTCGACAAAACATCCACCCGCGAAATCTTCCGCCTCAACTTACGCATCATCAAAAAACGATTCGAAGACAAAGGccgcatcatcaacatcaacgaaAGAGACATCCTCAAATACGCCACCGCCTACTGGAAGAAGCACGAAAACATGCGTTGGAACGGCCGCCAAATCCGAAACGCTTGCCAAACTGCCCTGGCAATGGCAGAATTCGATGCCCAGACTGCTTCGGGAGGTGGTGATGCTCATGCTACTCAGGTGGAACTgactcatcatcatgttcAGATTGTTTCGGACGCGTATCTCGAGTTTATGCGCTATCTTAAGAGTATATATGGGTTCAGTGCGGATGAAGTCGCCAAGAATATGAGGCTTCGTGCGAAACATCCCAAGGCAGCTaagaaggatgaagacgatgatgatgatacgACTGACAcgagtgatgatgaggctATTTATGGTCCTACTAAAGGAACTCAGCCAGCTATACCTCCTTCAGCAATTAGCGGTATGGTTCCACCGATGACTGGGATGCCTCCCATGATGGCCGGTGCCATCCCGAATACAGGCCACATGCCCGTCTCAACTGGACTCGCGACaccttcttcaacctcagAATCAGCGGCGCCTCAGATGATGCCGGCTCAGGGCTCATATGTGATGGCCAATGGTCCACAAGGCATGTATTGGATGCCTCAACAATTTGCACAGGGCCAGAATCA